A genomic region of Glycine max cultivar Williams 82 chromosome 15, Glycine_max_v4.0, whole genome shotgun sequence contains the following coding sequences:
- the LOC100791353 gene encoding uncharacterized protein LOC100791353 precursor — protein MKPLLRFGIAFILLLHSSLASHIPYPKAISDLKDTIVKGFGFTAEDDVTITGFDPRDAEVGHSVEYQFDLEIDHKVIPFKLLEDVKHWDYVDLPIFRAEAQSGLVPKRASADGLPVLAPFVLAGPMELWIHDANDMRLSLPHDVDAGVLKKVVLAEGAAVTVKGARSVSLRQPLDFPLPLNRTENGFANGLLTLAEHLRHASRTQGSPILSLRIVGPTSLTAAPSSDTTTSTSTSLKLKRLAPGLVELSSPLKSKEIEPFSRVDLEGEAPTVLTPTQFATLWPLASLNGSNANLLGFEKLLHSVLGAKAEKKGSFRLLKADVSAQTYVKMGFKAEKKVKKGELEGYYPSWRTKPETVTTHFEVLAKVDGEKVVPEKVMPVEPVIAVDSVAPNLLTQNVSMSKTQVVHPPPNPFYL, from the exons ATGAAACCCCTTCTCCGCTTCGGAATCGCCTTCATCctcctcctccattcctccCTCGCTTCTCATATCCCCTACCCCAAAGCAATTTCC GATTTGAAGGATACAATTGTGAAGGGATTTGGGTTCACGGCGGAAGATGATGTTACGATTACGGGGTTCGATCCTCGAGACGCCGAGGTAGGGCATTCCGTGGAGTACCAATTCGACCTCGAAATCGATCACAAGGTTATTCCCTTCAAGCTCCTCGAAGACGTCAAACACTGGGATTACGTCGATCTTCCCATTTTCCGGGCCGAGGCCCAATCCGGTTTGGTCCCTAAACGGGCTTCGGCTGACGGGCTTCCCGTTTTGGCTCCCTTCGTTCTCGCTGGGCCCATGGAACTCTGGATTCACGACGCCAACGACATGCGACTCTCCCTTCCC CATGACGTGGATGCTGGTGTGTTGAAGAAAGTGGTGTTGGCTGAGGGAGCAGCGGTTACCGTCAAAGGTGCAAGATCCGTTAGTCTTCGGCAACCTCTTGATTTCCCTCTTCCGTTAAACCGAACGGAGAATGGTTTTGCTAACGGTCTTTTAACTTTGGCTGAGCATCTTCGCCATGCTTCTAGAACCCAGGGTTCTCCGATTCTCTCGCTGAGAATCGTTGGTCCCACATCGCTCACAGCAGCGCCTTCTTCCGACACAACAACCTCAACCTCAACCTCGTTGAAGCTCAAACGTCTTGCACCTGGTCTCGTGGAATTGTCATCGCCCTTGAAGAGCAAAGAGATTGAACCATTTTCGAGGGTTGATCTTGAGGGTGAAGCCCCCACGGTGCTTACTCCGACCCAGTTTGCGACATTGTGGCCTCTTGCTTCGCTTAATGGGTCGAATGCTAACTTGTTGGGGTTTGAGAAACTCTTACATTCTGTGTTGGGGGCTAAGGCTGAGAAGAAAGGTTCCTTTAGGTTGTTGAAGGCTGATGTTTCTGCTCAGACTTACGTGAAGATGGGTTTTAAGGCGGAGAAGAAGGTGAAGAAAGGGGAATTGGAGGGTTACTATCCTTCGTGGAGGACTAAGCCCGAGACTGTGACGACGCACTTTGAGGTGCTGGCTAAGGTTGATGGGGAGAAAGTTGTGCCGGAGAAAGTTATGCCGGTGGAGCCTGTTATTGCGGTGGACAGTGTGGCGCCGAATTTGCTCACCCAGAATGTGTCCATGTCCAAGACACAAGTAGTTCACCCTCCACCCAACCCCTTTTACTTGTAA